A window of Plasmodium malariae genome assembly, chromosome: 5 contains these coding sequences:
- the PmUG01_05037500 gene encoding zinc finger protein, putative, with protein MIKKKSTNDENKIYYEQSKNNYLKKTKNIKRKYSNINLDIVNTFNYLNNNNITSNTENANIRNDVEILKNENINNKIVMNSNTNSDLYIPEKDNWVQCDLCEKWRKLPSNTDMNKLPKIWYCNLNNDTKYNSCDIEEEIVNYNYDLGKHVSSNSMVNLVNEYESLNQFCNSPNNTANKNDINITENLKTKNEEFFNFTNPQSDSNVLPTNTCMEEDPKQKSTHHNKNYFNVNKKCSYIKSDGYFDISVANANFFSNEENINNFSAVNKLSSHFDSGGGAGGNEECSDKCNVKFNDVEIVNAQKKTKNMNEKKSRCLPKKTPKKEELKNNTSVGSFNYNADHHLFNKFNNNNSKNILYKNCKVLKKAINSKKNVKDEKDEQRTLFYKENTNSFFMNLFFKNKKKRKNERKNIFKRSNSDGGGIYEKKRKKELNTWRLCMSDNDMYVTCNNIKKYKNYKKNVNSFCSPFYSNMHFIVNSILKKKIYKPLNERKSGKYGKNDKNGKNGLYDKKEEKKNIKYLEKEANFALFNERKKSSEDIDINNSSCNISKERKIEKKKKKKKNPGKKEIVLQMTNEVDDIGTMNFNKTTINESIAPYFPNGHMYGYKYEENLEGINNNSNTINSVTDLNLSSFNVCKDDQIRNGLLQNNLTMSGKYFDPKITPDYSENYVDNNNSFVQNKKHHIENSHHINGISYSHNNGAIDKSNMDSPVKDINSNKAGTNGTSNNVVNWVQCENCKKWRKIDSHINISVLPDNWYCSLNFWSKYNNCEMEEEMYVEEIINAEFSQNMQKFENMTKGEETFSAICPIQKSKKFEKYKMKEILKSFAKNNTDHYMSNIKSKVNKKNKIQHKNGNNNRDTSKVHEKKIFCPNRLGKKSSKVNNLNTGNFIDNNSFNIRGRIYSESVLYENPSFCPKENNEFNDLSMAAVLNSPLRNNYSYPINYDDINYIFYSNGHVEENCSINSDIMNYQRKKKKTNKKENLLNNLSVSTSVSHERNVRSYSLHASKNSFSRNIFKNKCLKENDNGVNGKCDINKDVNYGNDKDVNYDISDSNNNGYDVNEGENKRTTNMLDESSKYWNVLRNSKLNYYLNPSNIHKMFSSLPKYNYNKVDNEMNEDILCNIGLKRKILEDEHSQCASLCSYHNKVKRSSSYDFCSSKTISLDSVDERSYVSDSYLQIRKYKRKLIIQNSHYTYKSSKLAHFPPYDLKDTQNGSLQFIHGNNNVNSDMCSTVCGNVHTNDRGNVHANICCNVEENQNNTPGELYQKNKHHNPNGINGEGQHHHIECLYLQRCERHNNDLLKNKYDCVNYARKFNTSMAKYKDRINNDDGSDDDRKLYNMCFNTMKDDNSKGGATTVVNEDGIEDTLCNNIDKFAVGSNCVNDRGDSYYGTDNRSDDDIDGRVIGKKKYIKSNIICKNNNTPFDENEIGYKYNRDDIDRILERGKNKKRSDAYNSFNTEDIDNKIVSYYLGCSSNNRKKGAMVDFASPNSDLSGNYHHHHSYMFNENIKNTSQNDANFRCYNNYREKQLNDENPFFSKKCFEGEMNILNKPINRPDIHSQDNNIHTLIENYYLNNNKSVKKIQKSKSLNTIDEKYRNFLFLMNDNMIRVSPRSASHKDTKSKEDFFNMSLDENYNDHIVSDMDYIRSMRNIGDDVITQEGIRNYLKLKNEEIDDFSKKGFAKLALDDYIKINEYRKSGGIDSSYTYNNNYQKNINNHKNGRSISNNANSMIYRKNYFNNLSYSYSLDKLMTGLPLSEVNERSRSSFCSSVANTNGGSLANDSNNNDSNNNCNSNNNCNSNNNCNSNNNCNSNNNCNSNNNSNNNNNNNNNNNNNNSNSNSNSNSNNNNNNNNNNNNNNNNNNNSNNNNNNSNKARKKYNDINMQKNSLKDSFILNKNETNPKKSAKCTSHSKKNNENKAKTMIIHSDDMNNVSSNHFVVAMNKKAAEREKKKHEKIEKGERNEKNEKREINEYITFNLNYNENKSIIKELIKNRSNQFNSGNTRGTFSNNATSCNNSINNSDKFEKDQIRTTILNAKNWKKHILSNRVIIYSKGVSAVYSVDEINKNSIYFYNNEENNSNNNSNNCNNNTTVNSNSNNNSNNNNSNKSKRSHDDIYKDMQEEMDSNNIYFNYAHNINFNEVSTNSNYNGGNNISGNNISGKNGGNNDSHNNSSDSLKAKKVATSVFSYDYKKIINEISIFNENIKYQIPHLKYKFKKYINVDDGKKNTSSSKKDNIHCDKSPKYTSHLGEGYVNKEEKILKSYYNFNVGCKEVNKEGKKEGVKKNNKKGAKIGDKKSGQLSDKKTKLTLTGNTIYHDDSNYCEKNSKKKKKKYIVLKNNKEEEEGDHFNGPLLQEGRNFEPENKRTFEDFDVKDVHYSSYAVIKNVNVNSDANFGISDNNHLVECYNKDNNIPQNYTEPNRKNRINEINNNIMAVVSENVTRTYEKVDDNSTVETIRTFVETHAKRDNKKFKKNNKKNNEHLYNIIDNEITCNIITAPNNDILSNIENSKNTKKTTLKSVLPKKNKIRTKINFSKDVTVEENNNISNEFIVHANETKIEGGNNNKQYQNIILYNINCQNDKVDKKEDYEKEEFEELAQLETERKKKMMKKMECGNIFKNNCVSNEEEGKGALHPVKLANIDNEVVLSNDSKEQKKKRQKTKNIFENKKADIKNEIFEVSNVSNVIHVDASLNGDKKKVLINRHNGVHVFSPVPLVEKEEELFVNEQDEEAQTEGHRGVHNDNENNIDNDSSNSNNSNNKNNNNNNNNKNNNNNNNNNNNNNNNNNNNNNNNNNNNNNNNNDYSSDNSSNSNCGSNRNSNGKICLSLSKGGEMKITNIEPNSCDSINESSGNDENVNLFNTRIKKRKREDDEKNNKVCKEEETHRMFNEEALSSHSETGMAKNDRDIKNMNEKNNYKQVNTIFYTEKNYSVDVDKGDKHVHVFSYNNKENVNQNDNDEVRSGVRKSFYNEDEKKKYDERNNNVNDCINELHENIRKGSPSSIDEMKEQSKYIDNINSGADEYLERKNFTSVERSNNQVDLVYLSLNSNIETSDVRGEINRSIKHDNSSDEDNTVVKNEEENSRNSYEKKKVYLTCEHSDTKEEMEQGDDFKKYDKIDVERVEHYNEDKRNSQNKDDDMNKRNKLIDIFLKEEKNSENKNEADLFYSDYLFNEEKNVNNSTSKNGDFVKGGEVTSVEKKLLKKEVYRNGKDQYDGNLSYKRNTDECDEEATYKHNENRERHSSISKRCPLNLNKWNSDKGEDVEAEGEIVDEAADEVVRSERSIKDNLRKHKIYHYEDDKSEYTNKCKRRYYNNVSYQNNNNKKTYLKDDNNKTYLKDDNNKTYLKDDNNKTCLKDNNNKTYLKDDKNNICEDDKGTKNYRERGGRASTFGNVEEEEEDKFAGRYQKNGDHKYREKFYAKYVKMSSYNNKYKDYSDKYKRYRKHEKHDRHDSNKQELRSERGESSKYDKCGKREYSRYYDRYDRSNIYDRNVRSGKHERYEKRYDSSTRNHQTFDRYKNNYNRYENIYEQKNGCSSENKRVHDEEVLSGNCKTNMMNITEGEEQQEVTTKYDYKNEDNSKMETIHCDKKPVEDNSDCIEMNKNTEFNSKHERKNIVKESRYYCKENDYMKSRLIESTGCTDDSYGDDDYNHYNGDKNYNEHHFIKRDKHRSDYRFDNDEKKYGLMKYNNYSNKNDNYPIYPNRKFINKHYKNYYHPSRTSQSREDGIIMKNKMKNDTFTNVNNFKHSTGGNYNIYLKKKVR; from the coding sequence GTGGCGGAGGGGCTGGAGGCAATGAAGAATGCAGTGATAAATGCAATGTCAAGTTCAATGATGTAGAAATAGTGAACgctcaaaaaaaaacaaagaatatgaatgaaaaaaaaagtaggtGCCTTCCAAAGAAAACAccaaaaaaagaagaacttaaaaataatactagtGTAGGTAGCTTTAATTATAATGCAGATCATCATCTTTTTAACaagtttaataataataattcaaaaaatattttgtacaaaaattgtaaagtattgaaaaaagcaataaattctaagaaaaatgtaaaggaTGAGAAAGACGAACAACgcacattattttataaagaaaatacaaatagtttttttatgaatttattttttaagaataaaaaaaaaagaaagaatgaaaggaaaaatatattcaaaagaAGTAACAGTGATGGGGGTGGTATATATGagaagaaaaggaagaaggAATTAAATACGTGGAGATTATGTATGAGTGATAACGATATGTACGTTacttgtaataatataaaaaaatataagaattacaagaaaaatgtaaatagcTTTTGCTCTCCTTTTTATTCCAATATGCACTTCATCGTTAACAgcattttgaaaaagaaaatatataagccATTAAATGAAAGGAAAAGTGggaaatatggaaaaaacgACAAAAACGGGAAAAATGGCTTATATgacaaaaaagaagagaaaaaaaatataaagtatttAGAAAAAGAGGCAAATTTTGCACTATTCaatgaaaggaaaaaatcgTCCGAAGATAttgatattaataatagttcatgtaatatatcaaaagaaagaaaaattgaaaaaaaaaaaaaaaaaaaaaaaaatcctggaaaaaaagaaattgttTTGCAGATGACTAATGAAGTAGATGACATTGGAACTATGAATTTTAACAAAACTACAATTAACGAAAGTATTGCTCCATATTTTCCAAATGGTCATATGTATGGGTATAAATATGAGGAAAATTTGGAGggtattaacaataatagtaatactaTTAATAGTGTGACTGATCTAAATTTATCTAGTTTTAATGTGTGCAAAGATGATCAAATAAGAAATGgtttattacaaaataatctGACCATGTCaggaaaatattttgatcCAAAAATAACACCTGATTATAGTGAAAATTATgttgataataataacagttttgtgcaaaataaaaagcacCATATTGAAAATAGTCATCATATTAATGGTATTAGTTATAGTCATAATAATGGTGCTATAGATAAAAGTAATATGGACAGCCCAGTAAAAGATATCAATAGCAACAAAGCAGGAACCAATGGTACGTCGAATAATGTAGTAAATTGGGTGCAATGtgaaaattgtaaaaaatggAGAAAAATCGATtcacatattaatattagtGTTCTACCAGATAATTGGTATTGTTCACTAAATTTCTGGAGCAAATATAATAACTGCGAAATGGAAGAAGAAATGTATGTTGAGGAAATTATCAATGCAGAGTTCTCTCAAAACATGCAAAAATTTGAGAATATGACGAAAGGAGAAGAAACATTTTCTGCTATTTGTCCTATccagaaaagtaaaaagtttgaaaaatataaaatgaaagaaattttaaagagttttgcaaaaaataatacagaCCATTATATGAGTAATATAAAATCtaaagttaataaaaaaaataagatacaGCACAAGAATGGTAACAATAATAGAGACACAAGTAAAGTGCATGAAAAGAAGATTTTTTGTCCAAATAGGTTAGGTAAAAAATCATcaaaagtaaataatttaaacacTGGGAATTTCATtgataataattcatttaatataagaGGTAGAATATATAGTGAATCggttttatatgaaaatccCTCGTTTTGTCCTAAAGAAAACAATGAATTCAACGATTTATCTATGGCGGCTGTGTTAAATAGCCCCTTGAGGAATAATTATTCTTACCCAATTAATTATgatgatataaattatattttttatagtaatgGTCATGTAGAGGAAAACTGTAGTATCAACAGTGATATAATGAATtatcaaagaaaaaaaaaaaaaacgaataaaaaagaaaatctgTTGAACAATTTGTCAGTCTCAACGTCCGTATCGCATGAGAGGAATGTTCGCTCGTATTCCTTGCATGCATCCAAAAATTCGTTTTCacgtaatatttttaagaataagtGCCTAAAGGAAAATGATAACGGTGTTAATGGTAAGTGTGATATTAACAAAGATGTTAATTATGGTAATGATAAGGATGTTAATTATGATATTAGcgatagtaataataatggatATGATGTAAACGAAGGGGAAAATAAACGTACTACGAACATGCTCGATGAGAGCAGCAAATACTGGAACGTACTAAGAAATAgcaaattaaattattatttaaaccCATCAAATATTCATAAGATGTTTTCATCTTTACCAAAATACAACTATAATAAAGTTGATAATGAGATGAATGAGGATATATTGTGCAATATTGGattaaagagaaaaattttaGAGGATGAGCATTCGCAGTGCGCTTCCCTATGTTCTTACCATAACAAGGTAAAAAGATCCAGCTCATATGATTTTTGTAGCAGTAAAACTATTTCACTGGACAGTGTTGATGAAAGAAGTTACGTATCAGATAGCtatttacaaataagaaaatacaaaagaaaattaataattcagAATAGCCATTATACTTATAAGAGCAGCAAACTTGCACATTTTCCACCTTACGATTTGAAGGATACACAGAACGGTTCATTACAATTTATACatggaaataataatgttaacaGTGATATGTGCAGCACGGTTTGCGGAAATGTTCATACGAATGATCGCGGAAATGTTCACGCCAATATTTGTTGTAACGTTGAAGAGAACCAAAACAACACACCAGGGGAGTTATATCAAAAGAATAAGCATCATAATCCAAATGGAATAAATGGAGAGGGACAGCATCACCATATCGAGTGCCTCTATTTACAGAGGTGTGAAAGACATAACAACgaccttttaaaaaataagtatgaTTGTGTAAATTATGCTAGAAAATTTAACACTTCAATGGCAAAATATAAAGACAGGATAAATAATGACGACGGAAGCGATGATGATAGGAAATTGTATAACATGTGCTTTAATACAATGAAGGATGATAACAGTAAAGGTGGTGCAACTACTGTTGTTAATGAAGATGGGATTGAAGACACGCTGTGCAATAATATTGACAAGTTTGCAGTTGGTTCTAATTGTGTTAACGATAGAGGTGATAGTTATTATGGTACTGATAATCGAAGTGATGATGATATTGATGGGAGAGTGATAGGGAAAAAGAAGTATATCAAGAGCAATATTATTTGCAAGAATAATAACACACCAtttgatgaaaatgaaattGGATACAAATACAACAGAGATGATATTGATAGAATCTTGGAAAgggggaaaaataaaaaaagaagtgaTGCGTACAATAGTTTCAATACGGAAGatatagataataaaatagtatcGTACTACTTAGGCTGCAGTAGCAATAACCGCAAAAAGGGAGCTATGGTTGATTTTGCCAGTCCTAACAGTGATCTTAGTGGTAATTATCACCATCACCATAGCTATATGTTTaacgaaaatataaaaaatacgaGTCAAAACGATGCCAATTTTAGATGCTATAATAACTACCGTGAAAAACAGCTAAATGATGaaaatccatttttttcgaaaaaatgttttgaaggagaaatgaatattttaaataagcCCATTAATCGACCAGACATACATTCACAAGATAACAACATTCACACTTTaattgaaaattattatttaaataacaaCAAAAGTGTGAAGAAAATTCAGAAAAGCAAGTCCCTAAACACTATTGACGAAAAGTAtcgaaattttttatttttaatgaatgaTAATATGATTCGCGTATCACCAAGAAGTGCATCACATAAGGACACGAAATCGAAAGaagatttttttaatatgtcaTTGGACGAGAATTATAATGATCATATCGTTAGTGACATGGATTATATTAGAAGCATGAGGAATATTGGAGATGATGTGATAACGCAGGAGGGGATAaggaattatttaaaattaaaaaatgaagaaattgatgatttttctaaaaaaggTTTTGCAAAATTAGCGTTAGATgactatattaaaattaatgaatatcGCAAGAGTGGAGGAATAGATAGTAgctatacatataataataattatcagaaaaatattaacaatcaTAAAAATGGAAGGTCTATTTCGAATAATGCTAATTCGAtgatatatagaaaaaattacttCAATAATTTATCGTATAGCTACTCACTTGATAAATTAATGACAGGTCTTCCTTTAAGTGAAGTTAATGAAAGGAGCAGAAGTAGTTTTTGTAGTTCAGTTGCCAACACAAATGGAGGTTCATTGGCGaatgatagtaataataatgatagcaataataattgtaatagtaataataattgtaatagtaataataattgtaatagtaataataattgtaatagtaataataattgtaatagtaataataatagtaataataataataataataataataataataataataataatagtaatagtaatagtaatagtaatagtaataataataataataataataataataataataataataataataataataataatagtaataataataataataatagtaataaagctagaaaaaaatacaatgaCATAAATATGCAGAAAAATTCGTTAAAAGACTCcttcattttaaataaaaacgaaACGAACCCCAAAAAAAGTGCAAAGTGTACTTCAcacagtaaaaaaaataatgaaaataaagcCAAAACAATGATAATACATAGTGATGATATGAATAATGTGAGTAGTAATCATTTTGTGGTAGCCATGAACAAAAAAGCTGCAGagagggaaaaaaagaagcatgAGAAAATCGAAAAAGGCGAAAGGAACGAAAAAAACGAGAAAAGAGAAATCAACGAATACATAACGTTTAACTTGAACTATAACGAAAACAAGAGTATCATTAAAGAACtcattaaaaatagaagCAATCAGTTTAACAGTGGAAATACCAGAGGtactttttcaaataatGCTACATCAtgtaataatagtattaataacAGCGATAAATTCGAAAAAGATCAAATAAGGACGACTATActaaatgcaaaaaattggaaaaaacACATTTTAAGTAACCGTGTAATTATATACTCAAAGGGCGTTTCCGCAGTATATAGTGTGGAcgaaataaacaaaaatagtatttacttttataataatgaagagaataatagtaataataatagcaacaaTTGCAATAACAATACTACTGtcaatagtaatagtaataataacagcaacaataataatagtaacaaaaGCAAGAGAAGTCACGATGATATTTATAAAGACATGCAAGAAGAAATGGAcagcaataatatatattttaactacGCTCACaacattaattttaatgagGTCAGTACTAATAGTAACTACAACGGCGGTAATAATATCAGTGGCAATAATATTAGCGGAAAAAATGGCGGTAATAACGATAGTCATAACAATAGCTCTGATTCACTTAAGGCGAAAAAAGTTGCTACTTCCGTATTTTCGTAtgattacaaaaaaattattaacgaaattagtatatttaatgagaatataaaatatcaaataccccatttgaaatataaatttaagaaatatatcaATGTGGATGATGGGAAGAAAAATACTTCTAGTAGTAAGAAAGACAACATACACTGTGATAAGAGCCCTAAGTACACTTCACACCTTGGAGAGGGATATGTTaataaggaagaaaaaatattaaaaagttattataatttcaatGTAGGCTGTAAAGAAGTGAACAAGgaagggaaaaaagaaggtgtcaaaaaaaacaacaaaaaggGTGCAAAAATAGGTGATAAGAAAAGTGGACAATTGAGtgacaaaaaaacaaaattgacATTAACGGGCAATACAATATATCATGATGATTCGAATTACTGTGAAAAGAAttctaaaaagaaaaaaaaaaaatatattgtgcTGAAGAATAATAAGGAAGAGGAGGAGGGGGATCATTTTAATGGGCCATTATTACAGGAGGGGAGAAATTTTGAACCAGAAAATAAACGTACATTTGAGGATTTCGATGTCAAGGATGTACATTATAGCAGCTATGcagttataaaaaatgtaaatgtcAACAGTGATGCTAATTTTGGAATCAGTGACAACAATCATCTTGTTGAATGTTATAATaaggataataatataccCCAGAACTACACAGAGCCAAATCgaaaaaacagaataaaTGAAATCAACAATAATATCATGGCGGTTGTAAGTGAAAATGTGACAAGGACATATGAAAAAGTGGATGATAACAGTACTGTGGAGACTATTAGAACATTTGTAGAAACACATGCAAAAAGGGATaataagaaatttaaaaaaaataataagaaaaataatgaacatCTTTACAACATCATAGATAATGAAATTActtgtaatataataacagcACCTAACAACGATATTTTAAGCAACATAGAAAACAGTAAGAATACTAAAAAAACGACTCTGAAAAGTGTGCTccccaaaaaaaataaaatcagaACGAAAATAAACTTTTCTAAAGATGTGACAGTGGAggagaataataatatatctaatGAATTTATTGTTCATGCAAATGAGACTAAAATAGAGGggggaaataataataagcaatatcaaaatataatcctttataatattaattgtCAAAATGACAAGGTCGATAAGAAAGAAGATTATGAAAAGGAAGAGTTTGAAGAACTAGCTCAGTTAGAAACGGaaaggaagaagaaaatgatgaaaaagatGGAATgtggaaatatatttaagaataacTGTGTTTCTAATGAGGAAGAAGGTAAAGGGGCATTACATCCTGTAAAATTAGCGAATATAGATAATGAAGTAGTATTATCAAATGATAGtaaggaacaaaaaaaaaagaggcaaaaaacaaagaacatatttgaaaataaaaaagctgacataaaaaatgaaatatttgaaGTATCGAATGTAAGTAATGTTATTCATGTTGATGCTTCTCTAAATGGTGATAAGAAGAAGGTATTAATAAATAGACACAACGGAGTACATGTTTTTAGTCCTGTCCCTTTGGTCGAAAAAGAGGAAGAGCTCTTTGTTAACGAACAAGATGAAGAAGCACAGACGGAAGGGCACCGAGGTGTCCATAATGATAACGAAAATAATATTGACAATGACAgcagtaatagtaacaatagtaataataaaaataataataataataataataataaaaataataataataataataataataataataataataataataataataataataataataataataataataataataataataataataataatgattatAGTAGTGACAACAGTAGCAACAGTAACTGTGGTAGTAACCGTAATAGTAATGGGAAAATCTGTCTTTCTCTCTCTAAGGGGGGagaaatgaaaattacaAACATTGAACCTAATAGCTGCGACAGTATAAATGAATCTAGTggaaatgatgaaaatgtcAATCTTTTCAATAcgagaattaaaaaaagaaaaagagaagatgatgaaaagaataataaagttTGTAAGGAAGAAGAGACACATCGTATGTTCAATGAAGAGGCATTATCATCCCACAGTGAAACAGGTATGGCGAAAAATGATagagatataaaaaatatgaatgaaaaaaataattataaacaagttaatacaatattttacacagaaaaaaattactcaGTAGATGTAGATAAAGGCGATAAACATGTTCACGTTTTTTCGTATAACAACAAAGAAAATGTGAATcaaaatgataatgatgaGGTTCGTAGTGGAGTAAGGAAATCATTTTATAATGAggacgaaaaaaaaaaatatgatgaaagaaataataacGTTAACGATTGTATTAATGAATTGcatgaaaatataagaaagGGTTCACCATCAAGTATTGATGAAATGAAAGAACaatcaaaatatatagataacaTTAATAGTGGAGCGGACGAATATTTGGAAAGAAAGAATTTCACATCTGTGGAAAGAAGTAATAATCAAGTTGATCTAGTTTACTTGAGCTTAAATAGTAATATCGAAACTTCAGACGTAAGAGGAGAAATCAATAGAAGTATAAAACATGATAACAGTAGTGATGAGGATAATACAGttgtaaaaaatgaagaggaAAATTCGAGAAATtcatacgaaaaaaaaaaagtttatctCACTTGTGAACACAGTGATACTAAGGAAGAGATGGAACAAGGGGacgattttaaaaaatacgaCAAAATAGATGTAGAAAGGGTTGAGCACTATAATGAAGATAAGAGAAATTCACAGAACAAGGATGATGATATGAACAAGCGCAATAAATTGATAGACATTTTTttgaaagaagaaaaaaatagtgaaaataaaaatgaagcggatttattttattctgattatttatttaatgaggaaaaaaatgtaaacaatTCTACAAGTAAAAATGGTGACTTTGTAAAAGGGGGGGAAGTAACAAGTGTAGAGAAGAAACTCCTTAAGAAAGAGGTTTATCGAAATGGGAAAGATCAGTATGACGGGAATTTATCATATAAGCGCAACACTGATGAGTGTGATGAGGAAGCGACTTACAAACATAACGAAAACAGAGAACGACATTCAAGCATATCCAAAAGGTGTCCATTAAATTTGAATAAATGGAATAGTGATAAGGGAGAAGATGTTGAAGCAGAGGGGGAAATAGTAGACGAAGCAGCAGACGAAGTTGTACGTAGTGAACGTAGCATAAAGGACAACCTTAGAAAACATAAGATATATCATTATGAAGATGATAAAAGTGAATACACCAACAAGTGCAAAAGAAGGTATTATAACAACGTGTCTTAtcagaataataataataagaaaacatatttaaaagatgataataacaaaacatatttaaaagatgataataacaaaacatatttaaaagatgACAATAACAAAACATgtttaaaagataataataacaaaacatatttaaaagatgataaaaacaatatatgtGAAGATGATAAGGGCACAAAAAATTACAGGGAACGTGGTGGTAGGGCTTCCACCTTTGGTAATGTAGAGGAGGAAGAGGAAGATAAGTTTGCTGGAAGGTATCAAAAAAATGGTGATCATAAATATAGAGAAAAATTTTACgcaaaatatgtaaaaatgagtagttataataataagtatAAAGATTACTCAGACAAATATAAGAGATATAGAAAACATGAAAAACACGATAGACATGATAGTAACAAACAGGAATTAAGATCTGAAAGAGGTGAAAGTAGTAAGTATGATAAGTGTGGGAAGCGTGAATATAGCAGGTATTATGACAGGTATGATCGTAGTAATATATACGATAGGAATGTACGTAGTGGTAAACATGAAAGGTATGAAAAAAGGTATGACAGCAGCACAAGGAATCATCAGACTTTTGATCGATACAAAAACAATTACAACCggtatgaaaatatatatgaacaaaaaaatggatgtagcagtgaaaataaaagagtCCATGATGAAGAGGTTTTATCTGGCAATTGTAAAACTAACATGATGAATATTACAGAAGGTGAAGAACAGCAAGAAGTTACTACGAAAtatgattataaaaatgaagataacTCAAAAATGGAAACCATACATTGTGATAAAAAACCTGTAGAAGATAATAGTGACTGTAttgaaatgaataaaaacaCAGAATTTAATAGTAAGCacgaaagaaaaaatatagttaagGAAAGCCGTTATTATTGTAAGGAAAATGATTATATGAAGAGTCGACTCATAGAAAGCACTGGTTGTACTGACGATAGTTATGGTGATGATGACTATAATCATTATAATGGCGATAAGAATTATAATGAAcatcattttataaaaagagaCAAACACAGAAGCGATTATCGTTTtgataatgatgaaaaaaaatatgggtTGATGAAGTACAACAATTATAGCAATAAAAATGACAATTACCCCATATATCCAAacagaaaatttattaacaaacattacaaaaattattatcatccAAGCAGAACTAGCCAAAGTAGAGAAGATggtattattatgaaaaataaaatgaaaaatgacacttttacaaatgtaaataattttaaacattCAACAGGaggtaattataatatatatttgaaaaaaaaagtcagaTAA